One window of the Anolis sagrei isolate rAnoSag1 chromosome 5, rAnoSag1.mat, whole genome shotgun sequence genome contains the following:
- the TST gene encoding thiosulfate sulfurtransferase produces MVQQALYRALVSTKWLAEAVRANKIGPELRVLDASWYEPGGRSAQKEFQERHIPGASFFDIEECKDKSSPYELMLPSEKHFAEYVGHLGISNQTHIVVYDGDNLGSFYAPRAWWMFRVFGHRTISVLNGGFKNWVKEGHPVTSEITRPEPAVFKASLNRSLLKTYEEIMENIKSKRFQMVDSRAEGRFKGTEPEPGKEGLEPGHIPGCLNMPFFNFMTKEGFEKSPEEIQSLFEEKKVDLSKPLIATCRKGVTACHIALAAYLCGKPDVAVYDGSWSEWFRRAPPELRISEWNRNKG; encoded by the exons ATGGTGCAGCAAGCATTATATAGGGCCCTGGTCTCCACCAAATGGCTAGCAGAAGCTGTGCGGGCCAATAAGATTGGGCCTGAACTACGGGTCCTGGATGCCTCCTGGTATGAACCAGGTGGAAGAAGTGCCCAAAAAGAATTCCAAGAACGGCACATCCCGGGTGCCTCCTTTTTTGATATCGAGGAGTGCAAAGACAAATCGTCACCCTATGAGCTGATGCTGCCCAGCGAGAAACACTTTGCAGAATACGTGGGCCACCTAGGTATCAGCAACCAAACGCACATTGTGGTATATGATGGGGACAACTTGGGCAGCTTCTATGCTCCACGGGCTTGGTGGATGTTCCGAGTATTCGGGCACCGAACCATCTCTGTGTTGAATGGAGGGTTCAAGaactgggtgaaagagggtcacCCAGTGACATCTGAGATCACCAGACCAGAACCAGCTGTTTTCAAAGCCTCCCTGAACAGGTCTCTCTTGAAGACCTATGAGGAGATCATGGAGAACATTAAATCCAAACGCTTCCAGATGGTGGACTCCAGAGCTGAAGGGAGATTCAAAGGAACAGAACCTGAGccagggaaggaag GACTTGAACCAGGCCACATCCCAGGCTGTCTGAATATGCCTTTTTTCAATTTCATGACTAAGGAAGGGTTTGAGAAGAGCCCAGAAGAAATCCAAAGTCTATTTGAGGAAAAGAAAGTGGATCTCTCAAAGCCACTGATCGCTACATGCCGTAAGGGGGTCACAGCATGCCATATTGCCCTTGCAGCGTACCTCTGTGGCAAACCAGATGTGGCTGTCTATGATGGATCATGGTCAGAATGGTTCCGCCGTGCCCCACCAGAGCTGAGAATTTCAGAATGGAATCGTAATAAGGGTTAA